CTGCAAGGAACTGAACTTGGCCAACAGCCTGTGGTAATCTGTTAAATAGCAAGTGAAAACAAATGCACTTGCTTTTGTAGATTACCTGTGTTATCAGTCGCCTGCCAATTACTAGATGAGAGGAAAAGGggattttcaactcatttttgtACCCCCTGCCCACCACAGTCACAATGTGAATGTTGTTAGGGGGAAGTTGCCTCAACTCCCGATCTGTTGGTGTCAATGGGAGATATAAATCCTTGCCCATCAAAGTACCTGCTGTTAAGCAGCAGCTAGAATCATTACCATTGTCAAGTGTCTCCCGCCTCAGAAACAAATTTCTGCACATCTGCTATCTTACGGATGTCTTTGCTCAGATGTCTCACTAGTCCCATAAACTCAGTAAGTCCCGAAactgtccctccccaccatgtTCCCCGCTCTGTTCATGGCACCTTCAAAGCCCCAGTTTACTTGGGGGACTTAGAACTCAAGCCTTTGCtgattccctcctccctctggacCCCAAGTTCAATCTGTCACTGAGTCCTCTCCATTCACGGCCTCTGCTCTATTTTTGTTGTCACTGCCTGGCTCAGTGTTTCTCACCTGGACTACTTCAAGTGTCTCCCAGCTGCTCTCCTGGGACCCATCTGTGACTAGCACTGGCTCTAATGATGTGCAGCCACCTTCTAAGGAATCCATTAGCTTGGCATTCCAAACTCTCCCGGACGTAACCGAAACTCACCTTTCTCATGTTTtcagaaattcttaaaaatgagtGTTTTGCCTACCTTCTAAGTTATTTTGGGTTGACCTTtacaaattattctttaaaactgTTATTGCTTTTGCAGGTCCACATACTAACTGTGACTCCTCTCTGCAGCCTGCAGCTTTTTCACGTGCATCTTACGTTACTTTTACTTCAGACTCTCTGCCCTTCCAATTCTCCGCAGTCGGATATTCTCATACCTTGGACTCTTCTGAATATATAGTAGCCGCTTGGCTTGTTGAACTGCCAAGGGGAAAATGTGGTTCCAGAGCCAAATTGTGAGTGCCCAGAGCGAAAACCTCATTCTGCTTGCCTTAAGTGCACATTCCCTcccccaggacacacacacacacacacacacacacacacacacacacacacaccactattttatttttgctttggggtGATCATTGGCCTAAAACATTGGGACCGGAATCCCGTACATTCATCTCCCAGACAAGGGACCCACAGCTCCGTTTCAGAGCCGTGGCCgatttattcttttgattttcagCGGTTTGAACCAGTCACACAccctcctctccagcctcccGTGTCCCCAGAGTTCCCGCTTTCCGAGAGCCAGATTTGCCTCCACCTACTCTCGCCTCCCTTCTCCTTGGGGACTTCCAACCTTCTTCTCTACCcaccctccctcccgcccccagccACAGTGCGCACTGTAATAAATgatctgatctttaaaaaaaaaaaaaaaaaaagatagaaaacgAGAAGAAAGCTTCCTCAGGGTTCGGCTTGGCCCGGGCGGGTGAAGAAAGACCCCCTTCCACCACTAATTGCTAGCGAATTCCAGGCTGACGCGCAGCCGGCAGCTTGCTTCACTCCCGCACGCGCCCGGcgctccccgcctcccgccgggGTTTAATGACCTAAGCAACTTTCCttgccacccccccccgccctgtcTTGGTACGGCCTGTCCGGCGTTAGGCGTTCCACCCCCCCTCTCCTTCCAGGTTGGTTCAGCCCCCGTCTACTCCGGGGTGGTGCTTAGCCGGCGCCAGACCGACCCTCGACTTCGGAGGGGCAGTGCCGTTCCTCTGGGCGCTTCCTCGGCGGCCGCTTCGGCTCCTCCAGCCTCCTCGGCCTCCTCAGCGTCCGCAGGGACCCGAGACCTCGGTGTATGCCCCACCCCTGACCCCGCTAGAGATATGTCCACCCCGGCTCGGCGGCGCCTCATGCGGGACTTCAAGAGGTAACGCGCCGGGGAGCGCTGAGGCGAGGCCGGGGGCTGCCAGGCGGGGCACAGGGCGGGTCCCgaggcgggccgggggcggggggcggggggcggcccggAGCGGACGCGAGTGCCGGATTGCGGAGCCCCTGTCTGTTTCCCTGAAGGTTGCAGGAGGATCCTCCGGCTGGAGTCAGCGGGGCTCCGTCCGAGAACAACATAATGGTTTGGAACGCGGTCATTTTTGGGTGAGTCTGCGTTCCGGGAGGTGGCGACGGGTGAGGGACTCGAGCTGGCCCAGCCTGCCCTAGGGCACCGGCCCCCGGCGGGGACGGAGGGTGAGAGGGGAAATGTTTGGGTCCGGCTGGGCCTAGGCGCCTCCCCGGAGCCTGTGCCTCGATTAGCTCAGTTCCCGCTGCCAGGGGAACCGTTTGGGGTTCTGAGGGGGGCGGAGCGGGGAGTGGTGGCGGTTAGGCGCGGCGGCCTGCGCCCGGTTGCCGAGCCCGAAACCTCTCTCTGTAGTGGCTTCCTGCCCCAGGAAGCGGCGCTTTACCTGAGGTGGAGTTGGCGGAGCTGGGAATAGCCCTCTCTTAAGGTGAACCTCTTAAGGGGGAAGGGAGCCCCTTAAGCGGGAACTGACTGTTTTTCTCTGTGTTGCAGGCCTGAAGGGACCCCGTTTGAGGATGGTAAGAGAGTTTCTTTACCCACCTTTCAGGAGCCTGATCATCTGGGGGAAGGGGTTCCCAGTCATCCTGGAAGTGCCTCCTACTTAAGAGCCCTCTTCTCCCTAGCCTCTGCCTGCTAAAGGCTTGAGTGGAATCCCGAATGTGGCAGGTTGTTCTGGCCATTGTCCGCTTGACTAGAACTGCaccttttttcttgctttttgcttgctaaaaaaaaaaaagaaagaaagaaagaaaaaaaaagaaaagaaagaaagaaagaaaaaaataccccaaCCCGGGTAAGGCAATCACTTTTTAAGAGGAGCATCATAGATTGATGTTAAGGATTTTTGGGGTTTGGCCTGTGATCCGGCTAAATTTGGCCCCCTATCAGGAAACTTAGTATCAACCCGACCACTTGCTGATAGACTCAGAGACCCCCTAGTTCAGAATTCTACTACAAGGGCAGGAACTCTGTTCAGCAGCTGCTTAGTATGTGTTTCTTGGATGGGTGCATGAATCCCTTGCACAGAACTGTCTGATTTCTACTATCTGGCATTGAATGCCCGTCAGCCTACTGCTCTAAGATGGTCTTTAATGGCACCTTTAATGGCCAGTTTGAATATTatgttgtttcttatttttaaaagagtttttggTGTGCTTTTATCAAGACTATGATCAGTATTCTCAAAGCAGCTTTGGAATTGAGGGGAGCCTTAATGTACTTTCTTGACGAGTGTGCAACCTACTTGGTACTATGTGTACCTGTAGATACAGGATTTTTAAGGGATTTAggtttgacttttaaaaacatgttagttgctttttggttttttttttttttgaactgcttattttgagataattctaGATTCACCTGCAGTTAAAATtactaataataatgataataatagagACCTTGTATACCTTTCACCCATTCTCCCACCCCTTTCTTAACATCTTGAATGACTGACTGTCATTCAAGACAAAATGTGACAAAAATATCACAGCCAGGAAACTGACATTGATATAGTTTTATTTGCATTCAattgtgtgcatgcgtgtgtagTCGTTTTTTGAAAAgcttaatacatttaaaacacGATTAAAAGTATTTGAACTACTGattgacatttttaatatttgaggtatttaaaaaaagaaaaggatctttctgttaattttttcaaTGACCATCTTCCTTTACTTATTTAGTacttgatacacacacacacacacacagaactcaGTTTGAAGGtgggaagaaaaacatttctgcAAGCTACTAAGTGTATACTTTATAGCGCTGAGttggattgctttttttttctttttttggattgCTTTTTGATGCTACCAGTCCACAAAGTGTGATGAGGGAGGGCAGTATCAACCATTTCTCTAATTTGTCTCCAATACTCAGATTTCCCTAGGAGACTGTGGACAGTCACCTGAATACTTTTAGCTTCCTCTCTATCTCCGCCCCCTGGGTAAATGTCACTGCTCTTCAGTgctgcaataaaaagaaatgacagcaAGAGAGTGATTCTAAAGGCATAGTACTTTGTTGCAGCAAATCATTTGAACTGATCCATGGCAAGAGCTAGCTTGACTTAATTTTCTTCTACTAGATTGGTGCTAGTTCAGTATACCTAAGCATTGTGTGCAGATTAACTGTGTGTTTGCTTTAGCTCTGGCAGGCTTTGTTTTCattggctgctttttttttccctcctgactTTACTCAGACAGCTTTCTGCTGGGCACAGCTATATTAATAGTACATCACTTTGCTGGAGGATTGGCTACTTAAATATTTCAAGGGTGCTTCACTTGTTTTAAGTGGTATGAATTGAGAAGGTACTTAAGGAATCCATTATCTACCTGGATCTTCCCCAGTGACATTACTGGTTCTATTCTTGATGATGGTGTATCTCCATACTGGCATTACTGAAAGGAACTACTCCAGCTAAATGACAATTCTGATTCATTCTGTTGAGCAGTCTGCTATCCGTGGATGCTTCCTCAGGTGCCTAGAACACACACTGTggctacaaaaaatattttgactattttttaataCCCTTTATTGACAATTAGGACATTTACTAGAAAAGACTGGTTAGAGATAAGGGGCATAATTGATTTTGCTGTTTCCAATGTATTATGTAAATCAACAGTCCCAAAACTACTTTTGCTGCTTCCTTGTAAACTATTTGTGGGGGACATTTCTCGAACAGCCAGGCCTCAGTTAAAGATGAAAACTTAAGAAAAGGAACTCTTGAAGGTATTTTGATTTAACTTCACACACTTAAAGTAAGAGGAAAATGTTCCCAAGAACTTAATACTACCAAACAaaacactgggggggggggggggggcaatgctTCCTCATCAAGATATGCTGAATACAAAGACTATGGAATAAAGTATTCTCCATCACATCATCTAAAAATTGTTGATTACACACAGTAAGAtactagtatttcttttttgttttgtttttttaagattttatttattcatgagagacagagaggcagagacacaggcagagggaaaagcaggctccccacagggaacctgatgtgggacttgatcccaggaccccgggatcacaacccaagccaaaggcagacacaaccactgagccacctaggtgtcccagtaTTTGCTTTTAGTAATAGTTGTATTCTTAAGAATTTGGTTTAAGTCTTTTAAAGGTTAATCACTTAAAATCCACTGAGGGTGTTCTTGAGGTAAATACATCCTATGGTGAAGAGTATTTGGGTATTaacttaaaaatcagaatttctggtcatcaaaaaaaaataattttttttaagtgcatgtaCTTGGTTTTCTCCTCTGGGGTCACAAACTGGTGGCCAAATGGCAGAAAAACACAGGTATTTTCTTTGGCCAACACAGCATTTTCAAAATTGGAATTTGTGAATGTTTTTAGCAGGACACAAACTCTCTAATGTAACCATTTCACTCCTTATTGCCATACCTCTACCATTGAACACATGTAATTTTCACAGCTCTTCTGTATAGATGGTTTAAGAAGGCCTCCTCGGGAAGATGAACAAAATCAGTACAGACTGGATACAACAATGAGGAGGctgaagttttcagttattttaaagcCTAGCCTAAATATCCAGAGGATAAGATCTAGTCTCAACTGCATAACATTCCAggacttttaatttccttaacaTTTGTTTTGGATCTCAGAAATTGCATTGTGGGTTGTATTTTAAAAGGTTCTGATTGTTGAATGTATAAAAGTATGAACTATCccccttttaaatatatatttgaaataagatTTGGGGTCAGTCCTAATTTAGATTTAAGTAGACATAAGCAGGTTGTTTCTCTTCTCAAGATAGTAAACAAGCTCTTTGAGAAGACTTGATTAGCTTATTTGGTAGCAAGGTAACCACCTTGTTGAACTTCTGGGCAAGTATCAGGCAGAAAGTTCAAGTCAAAGGTTTTGAGAGCCACCAACATATACACTCAACTTGAATTCAGCTGTGAGCATTTGATGTAGGTCAGGAAGAAAgtactatttaatatttaaattcatcaATTGTATGTTTCTTACAAGTTTGGGTGTTGGGTTTTGCCTCCTTCAGTTGGGTCTAGAGATGTGAAATTTTGggattattatatatacaatatttatggagcacttatTTTTTGTCACTGCATATTTCCCTCATTTAAGCCTCACACCAATGTAATGTGGTGGGTactattattaaccccattttacagatgaggaacttgAGGTTCAGTCAAGTTGAGTGGCTTCCTCAAGGTCTCACAACTAGTAAGTAACAAAGCAAGGAATTGAGACCAGGTCTGACTGCAAAGCTTGTGCTCTTCCCCACTATGCTCTGCTGTTTCCACCTAACACCTGTCTTATGTGTTGCTTTACCACTTTTGGGTATCATATTTGATAATgttcttaatttaaattatttgggaGCTAGTACCCGTGTGCTATTCAATCCACCCAATTTTAGAGCAGTTCCTTGATCAATCTCTTACCTAATTTAATCAGATTTCAACATGGAACCAGATGTGTTTATACTTCAGATACATCAGGGAGCTCAAAATTTTGAACTCTCTAACACCCATTCCCACTTTTTCCTGCATATTATAATATCAATAGTACTGAAAAGGAAGAACCAATATTTCTTCCTCAAAAATAGGAAGATTTATGACCACGTGGTAATAAGGTGAAGTATGTTCTGATGGGCCATAGCATGTTTGTCCATTCTAAAACATTTCACTTTCTGTCCTTAGAATACACAGTATCTTCAGATCTGGCTTGTGCACAGTTTAGGAACTAACAATAATTTGAGGACTAAGTCTCTATATGTCGCACTTTGAATTCTGAAACTTTAGAAAACCTGTTCCTCATACTAAAGGCAACCTTGTTAGCAAACTGTTTCCTATGAGTTTCTTGGTAGGAAACAGACATTGGTATTTTTATGTAACAGATCTAGCAGTAGAATGTAGTCTTTTTCTTAAGTGGTGACAAACCTATTAATGGAAGGAGGAAATAAATTGCCAACTCTGAAGGAACCagtaacaaaatataatttacctgaagtgtatattttattagaatataaaactattaaatgAACCAGAGTAATATAGTGGAACATCTATCATTTTATGTCAGACAGTGTGATTCCTTAAGTTTACTTGAAGAGATTTCAGTcaggaaaaaaattcccaactgtttttcttggatttattaaacttaaatttgaaaaatattttgaagcaaacAGTCTCCCCAGATCACAACACCCTACAATTCTTGAATGAGATCAAGTTTGTTCATTccttataaat
The Vulpes vulpes isolate BD-2025 chromosome X, VulVul3, whole genome shotgun sequence genome window above contains:
- the UBE2A gene encoding ubiquitin-conjugating enzyme E2 A isoform X1, with the protein product MWFQSQIVGSAPVYSGVVLSRRQTDPRLRRGSAVPLGASSAAASAPPASSASSASAGTRDLGVCPTPDPARDMSTPARRRLMRDFKRLQEDPPAGVSGAPSENNIMVWNAVIFGPEGTPFEDGTFKLTIEFTEEYPNKPPTVRFVSKMFHPNVYADGSICLDILQNRWSPTYDVSSILTSIQSLLDEPNPNSPANSQAAQLYQENKREYEKRVSAIVEQSWRDC